The Euphorbia lathyris chromosome 2, ddEupLath1.1, whole genome shotgun sequence genome includes a window with the following:
- the LOC136219054 gene encoding uncharacterized protein: MDKSSKSIVDSRQELMISPITHGNPTLRTAHFLKPSNFQAIPTLSPLPLPSLPPRFDPANCPLTVKLNGWKNPPKNWKEWVHQMASLHAPIWKKTGIYEAILNSTYRFNKHDGLILAVADKWCPDTNSFVFPWGEATVTLEDMLIAGYSVLGSPVFEPLETEESKGIEELLIRERREIYRSPVKKALQCTWLKIFMDSGSEIEHEAFLSLWLSRFVLPTSNDVICECVFPIAIHLARGTRIALAPAVLSTIYRDLTLLKQKIVSLTTLDAENDQKLVATTYAPFQLVLVWVWERFLNLSPKPNLLKIGEPRFARWNKLTCNPENVRLVLDSSNESFNWRPYTKIVENWDMPKFYGEKEMWISPDSDMDEEMLSLVMCLRVSELVGLETECIEQYLPQRVARQFGFDQDIPGFVAQCSATCENAWDSYITPVTGMECYIPSRLFEGDVTTRYLEWWNHSDSASVQHQEKTSEMTPEVPKGKEEGRENFSSSQISLKSLKRKRAAGELNVSKVSAKSLRRTKKGESSKIPAAGELNELKVSAQSSEGIIKGEASKSPIRKKAAGKLNASKVSAKGSKIMKKGEASNSPKIRKKAAGELKGERKVSAKSSEKMKKGETSHSPTRKKATGEFKEARVSANSPKRTTEGEATISSLEKVEADAEHINPCLPSESSESLHQFVKRKISASDEASFPHVNQAKQSKISTESSVIKNKETNEPAISSVIEINKLVAPPGFPPKNDTVKAGDPTSDENITIAEIMKCNKQCPGGKNTAGKLDSNFSPVAADELAKTSEISISGESESIENGKDGDSKTASSQSQRYSSSPSDNESLRGFYEEILKQSEACESKETRSNGNVSDISHQSQSYLFANEMSLYVLDPAAPKEELKHSKAGGSQDDTGSKAADAVQLRGLHSHAESEPRKVLETVMLSEATEYLENVDHGDSISSANNKALKVEEPATSMEKVDLSKAAEKGQEIEIESAPRQSDQSESHSSSIEGNESPKISEVAEKVVLTETGSNEYSIDEPKVMMLEDGIEKLGKIMAA, translated from the coding sequence ATGGATAAATCATCAAAATCCATTGTTGATTCAAGGCAAGAGCTTATGATCTCACCGATAACTCATGGAAATCCCACCTTAAGAACAGCCCATTTCCTAAAACCCTCCAATTTTCAAGCAATTCCCACTCTTTCTCCCCTTCCATTACCCTCTTTGCCACCCAGATTTGATCCCGCTAATTGTCCTTTGACGGTCAAGCTCAATGGCTGGAAGAACCCACCCAAAAATTGGAAGGAATGGGTTCATCAGATGGCTTCATTGCATGCTCCTATTTGGAAAAAAACTGGTATTTATGAAGCAATCCTCAATTCCACTTACCGATTCAATAAACATGATGGATTGATTCTTGCCGTTGCTGATAAATGGTGCCCGGATACCAATTCCTTCGTTTTCCCCTGGGGTGAAGCCACCGTTACGCTTGAGGATATGTTGATTGCTGGATACTCTGTTTTGGGTTCCCCTGTTTTCGAACCTCTTGAAACTGAGGAATCCAAGGGAATCGAAGAGTTATTGATCCGGGAAAGAAGGGAGATTTATAGATCTCCAGTCAAGAAGGCACTTCAGTGTACATGGTTGAAGATATTCATGGATAGTGGGAGTGAGATAGAGCATGAAGCATTTCTATCCCTTTGGTTATCAAGGTTTGTTTTGCCTACCTCTAATGATGTTATCTGTGAATGTGTTTTTCCAATTGCAATTCATCTTGCTAGAGGTACTAGGATTGCTTTAGCACCTGCTGTTCTTTcaactatttatagagatttgACCTTATTGAAACAAAAGATTGTTTCTTTAACTACATTGGATGCTGAGAATGATCAAAAACTAGTTGCTACAACTTATGCTCCGTTTCAACTAGTTTTAGTTTGGGTGTGGGAGAGATTTCTGAATTTGAGCCCAAAGCCGAACCTTTTGAAAATTGGGGAACCAAGATTTGCTCGGTGGAACAAACTAACATGCAATCCTGAGAATGTGAGATTGGTTTTAGACTCATCCAACGAGAGTTTTAATTGGCGCCCGTATACTAAAATAGTCGAAAACTGGGATATGCCTAAGTTTTATGGGGAGAAAGAAATGTGGATTTCTCCGGATTCTGATATGGACGAAGAAATGTTGTCATTAGTTATGTGTTTGAGGGTTTCTGAGCTAGTTGGATTGGAAACGGAGTGCATAGAACAATACCTTCCACAGAGAGTAGCAAGGCAGTTTGGATTTGATCAAGATATTCCAGGGTTTGTTGCTCAATGCAGTGCAACTTGTGAGAATGCTTGGGATTCTTACATTACACCAGTTACTGGTATGGAGTGTTATATTCCTTCTCGTCTATTTGAGGGCGATGTTACAACCCGGTACTTGGAGTGGTGGAACCATTCAGATTCAGCGTCAGTTCAGCATCAGGAAAAGACTTCTGAGATGACTCCGGAGGTGCCAAAAGGAAAGGAGGAGGGACGGGAAAATTTCAGTAGTTCTCAGATCAGCCTGAAAAGTCTAAAAAGGAAAAGAGCAGCAGGTGAACTTAATGTGTCAAAAGTTTCTGCAAAAAGTTTGAGAAGAACGAAGAAAGGTGAGAGTTCAAAAATTCCCGCAGCAGGTGAACTGAATGAATTGAAAGTTTCAGCACAAAGTTCTGAAGGAATCATTAAAGGTGAGGCTTCAAAAAGTCCTATAAGGAAGAAGGCAGCAGGCAAACTCAATGCATCGAAAGTTTCAGCAAAAGGTtccaaaataatgaagaaaGGTGAGGCTTCGAACAGTCCTAAAATAAGGAAGAAAGCAGCAGGGGAACTCAAGGGAGAAAGGAAAGTTTCAGCAAAAAGTtctgaaaaaatgaagaaaggCGAGACTTCACATAGTCCCACAAGGAAGAAGGCAACTGGTGAATTCAAGGAGGCGAGAGTTTCAGCGAACAGTCCTAAAAGAACAACGGAAGGAGAGGCTACTATCTCAAGTTTAGAGAAGGTAgaagctgatgctgagcatatAAATCCTTGTCTACCATCGGAAAGTTCAGAATCGCTACATCAGTTTGTAAAAAGGAAGATCAGTGCCAGTGATGAAGCCTCATTCCCTCATGTCAACCAAGCAAAGCAATcaaaaatctcaactgagagtTCAGTAATAAAGAATAAAGAGACGAACGAGCCTGCAATAAGCTCGGTCATCGAAATTAATAAACTTGTGGCTCCTCCTGGATTTCCTCCTAAAAATGATACAGTTAAAGCAGGTGATCCCACTTCAGATGAGAACATAACGATAGCTGAGATAATGAAATGTAATAAGCAGTGTCCTGGTGGCAAGAACACAGCAGGTAAACTTGACAGTAATTTCTCTCCGGTTGCAGCTGATGAGTTAGCAAAAACTTCAGAAATTTCTATATCAGGAGAAAGTGAATCTATTGAGAATGGAAAGGATGGTGATAGCAAAACTGCATCTAGTCAGTCTCAAAGATATTCATCTTCACCTTCTGATAACGAATCTCTAAGAGGTTTTTACGAGGAAATATTGAAGCAAAGTGAAGCATGTGAGAGTAAGGAGACTCGTAGCAATGGGAATGTATCGGACATATCACATCAATCTCAAAGTTATTTATTTGCTAATGAAATGTCTCTGTACGTTTTAGATCCAGCGGCACCAAAGGAAGAGCTGAAACATAGTAAAGCAGGTGGGAGCCAGGATGATACCGGGAGCAAGGCTGCAGATGCGGTTCAATTACGTGGATTGCATAGTCATGCAGAGAGTGAACCTCGGAAAGTTTTGGAAACAGTAATGCTTAGTGAAGCAACCGAGTACCTAGAGAATGTTGATCATGGTGATTCAATTTCTTCTGCAAATAATAAGGCTCTGAAAGTTGAGGAACCAGCCACATCAATGGAAAAGGTGGATCTTAGCAAAGCAGCTGAGAAAGGCcaggaaattgaaattgaaagtgCGCCAAGGCAATCGGATCAATCAGAAAGTCATTCATCTTCAATTGAAGGCAATGAGAGTCCAAAAATATCAGAGGTAGCAGAAAAGGTTGTATTGACTGAAACAGGAAGCAATGAATATTCGATTGATGAACCAAAAGTGATGATGCTTGAAGATGGAATTGAAAAGCTTGGGAAGATAATGGCAGCCTGA